From the Gadus chalcogrammus isolate NIFS_2021 chromosome 15, NIFS_Gcha_1.0, whole genome shotgun sequence genome, one window contains:
- the synpo2la gene encoding synaptopodin 2-like protein, protein MVAEEIVIVLSGGGPWGFRLQGGLEQQKPLQVAKVRKRSKACRAGLREGDELVSINEQACGSLSHGQAMNLIDSSPGLLHIRVKRAPAGFQSVVLLTRAPSPRIDKEYRAALRAMSPAHSQHPPVREIHRSQSSLTSGLTSPPGSEAYYGETDSDADVMAYGRQRRQKRRSPNAANPGKLGGRSSPEGGETSEMSGYDSAPDARVFSGPLDGCVGFGGEGMRGTVVDGGEALPGVARREVIYQPPAPGLWSSQTSTETSSIISSADDQGPRDGGPEEDSGFLEPSNVPLVSPERAKEAMMLGSRSQLVPMVGPIDTPVDETLSTTYVEKAKQAKLNRGDTAQDKHVKEAKTKCRTIASLLTDAPNPHSKGVLMFKKRRQRSKKYTLTSFGSVDEDMCQESQEEDGVFQGSESEFDEEGFSAAPDPTWDSDCLDKLDKRAAASTGGSGEMSGGAPSPGLSDTTGKGAQLFEQQRRRAAEHAKKTEAAQPKMPAQPQSQGRDQWQPHAEPQAQAVVPSPQMTQILRDDAQPMMAQAPVAVLGNQANSNISYTGVGSASMVMPPTSATPSESSIPDVLSSNVLNRTARPFAPGFITSRSATAPVVFRPSVAKKPQRPASAMIALTPFSTSSEPYNNVALAAMPPLQPIGPPSMFSPPFSQSVPGGPLPSTPMAFHNQIPQPPPYQVQHMQAPQPMTSAPQAPYTCVASPPMPPVSMHQPVSYGPVTPSDAAPLLQASVAKAPNPVLPIPPVQVPMVQTPPVQVSLAPSAPVSVVYQQAAVAPTPVPGSTGRTGILLDARRRGGKYKPMFNVPEVKKNSPNPHLLSMVQNLDERPARYRYGQPPEAYSEDVEEDYSDSGKGRMPPPVAPKPRVIHEAPQIPQAEGKGAQLFARRQNRMGMYVVDTPPETPYQQEVTYNAQSQALSPNPSLTSPWKYSPNIRAPPPIGYNPLLAPSVPVGPQRDAAKPENPARGGMGVQKEGIKALDFMRRQPYQLNPAMFSYGGSNANLSTMPSYQAQQQQHAGYSNTLVGSSLTQPRQIPLKTARVYEIKRFSTPTPMTAPSLTPKVIAPRSATTLGERITRSDMISPPPKPLTQTHASFSTFAPTSAPLTEFNYAAAPAAGVPAFPSYAPAPAPRPAPSLFQPTGLPSLPHINTAPIPHYVPNAHPMPYTPVSYTSGLQYAKQFQSAPELSILASLPPLKPNPVQVPKPRFVATKRGVQPGVWRPGAF, encoded by the exons GTACGGAAGCGCAGCAAGGCATGCAGGGCCGGtctgagagagggggatgaaCTGGTCTCCATCAATGAGCAGGCATGTGGAAGCCTGTCTCACGGCCAGGCCATGAACCTCATCGACAGCTCTCCAGGACTGCTCCACATCCGGGTCAAAAG GGCGCCTGCTGGCTTCCAGTCCGTCGTGCTGCTGACGCGTGCTCCCTCGCCCCGCATCGACAAGGAGTACCGCGCCGCTCTGAGGGCCATGTCCCCCGCCCACAGCCAGCACCCGCCCGTCAGAGAGATCCACCGCAGCCAGTCGTCCCTGACCAGCGGCCTCACCTCGCCCCCCGGCAGCGAGGCCTACTACGGTGAGACGGACAGCGACGCTGACGTGATGGCCTACGGCCGGCAGCGGCGGCAGAAACGCCGGAGCCCCAACGCCGCCAACCCGGGGAAGCTGGGGGGGCGGTCCTCCCCAGAGGGCGGGGAGACGTCCGAGATGAGCGGCTACGACAGCGCCCCGGACGCCCGCGTGTTTTCCGGCCCCCTGGACGGATGCGTGGGCttcggaggggaggggatgaggGGGACGGTAGTGGATGGTGGAGAAGCTCTGCCGGGCGTGGCTCGGAGGGAGGTGATCTACCAGCCTCCGGCCCCGGGGCTTTGGTCATCTCAGACGTCCACCGagacctcctccatcatctcctcGGCTGACGACCAGGGGCCCCGGGATGGGGGCCCGGAGGAGGACAGCGGCTTCCTGGAGCCGTCCAACGTGCCCCTGGTGTCCCCCGAGAGAGCCAAGGAGGCCATGATGCTGGGCTCCCGTAGTCAGCTGGTGCCCATGGTCGGGCCCATCGACACGCCCGTGGATGAAACGCTAAGCACCACCTACGTGGAGAAGGCCAAGCAAGCTA AGCTGAACCGGGGGGACACTGCACAGGACAAACATGTAAAGGAGGCCAAGACCAAGTGCCGAACGATTGCATCTCTGCTGACGGATGCTCCTAACCCTCACTCCAAGGGTGTGCTGATGTTCAAAAAGAGACGTCAGCGGTCCAAGAAGTACACTTTGACCAGCTTCGGTAGTGTGGACGAGGACATGTGCCAGGAGTCCCAGGAAGAGGATGGTGTATTTCAAGGAAGTGAGTCAGAGTTTGATGAAGAAGGCTTCTCGGCTGCACCTGATCCAACCTGGGACAGCGACTGCCTAGATAAGCTGGATAAAAGGGCAGCAGCGAGTACTGGGGGTAGTGGAGAAATGTCTGGAGGTGCTCCAAGTCCAGGGTTGAGTGACACCACGGGCAAAGGAGCCCAGCTGTTTGAGCAGCAAAGGAGAAGAGCTGCTGAACACGCCAAGAAAACGGAGGCTGCACAGCCTAAGATGCCTGCACAGCCTCAAAGCCAGGGGCGCGACCAGTGGCAACCTCACGCAGAACCACAGGCACAAGCAGTTGTCCCGTCTCCACAAATGACACAAATCTTACGAGATGATGCTCAACCTATGATGGCCCAAGCCCCAGTCGCTGTGTTAGGTAACCAAGCTAATAGCAATATAAGTTACACTGGAGTGGGCTCGGCCAGCATGGTCATGCCACCTACATCTGCAACCCCCTCCGAGTCATCGATACCGGACGTTTTGTCTAGTAATGTTCTCAACCGAACCGCCCGTCCCTTTGCCCCGGGTTTTATAACCAGCAGGTCTGCCACAGCCCCTGTTGTGTTCCGTCCATCTGTAGCAAAGAAGCCCCAGCGTCCTGCCTCAGCGATGATTGCATTGACACCATTCTCCACTTCCTCTGAGCCATACAATAATGTTGCATTGGCAGCTATGCCACCCTTACAGCCGATTGGTCCACCATCAATGTTCTCACCGCCTTTCAGTCAGTCTGTACCTGGTGGTCCTCTCCCCTCAACCCCAATGGCCTTTCACAATCAAATCCCTCAACCTCCTCCTTATCAGGTACAGCACATGCAGGCCCCACAACCAATGACAAGTGCTCCCCAGGCTCCATATACATGTGTGGCTTCCCCGCCAATGCCTCCTGTATCAATGCACCAACCAGTTTCATATGGACCTGTCACTCCAAGTGATGCTGCGCCATTGCTCCAAGCTTCTGTAGCAAAGGCTCCTAATCCAGTTCTGCCAATCCCTCCAGTTCAGGTGCCAATGGTCCAAACACCGCCCGTCCAAGTCTCCCTAGCCCCTTCAGCTCCAGTGTCTGTTGTCTATCAGCAAGCCGCTGTGGCTCCTACTCCTGTCCCTGGGTCAACAGGTCGCACAGGCATTCTGTTGGATGCTCGTCGGCGTGGTGGGAAGTATAAGCCTATGTTCAATGTTCCAGAGGTCAAGAAGAACTCACCTAATCCTCACCTGCTGTCCATGGTTCAGAATTTAGATGAAAGACCTGCCCGATATCGGTATGGCCAGCCTCCGGAGGCCTACAGCGAAGATGTGGAGGAAGACTACAGTGATTCTGGTAAGGGCAGGATGCCCCCCCCGGTGGCCCCCAAGCCTCGGGTGATCCATGAAGCCCCCCAGATTCCTCAAGCTGAAGGCAAGGGGGCTCAGCTGTTTGCCCGGAGGCAGAACCGGATGGGCATGTACGTGGTGGACACCCCACCTGAGACTCCTTACCAGCAGGAGGTAACCTATAATGCTCAATCTCAAGCCCTATCCCCAAATCCGTCCCTCACATCTCCATGGAAGTATTCCCCCAACATCAGAGCTCCACCACCCATTGGCTACAATCCCCTCTTGGCTCCATCTGTCCCCGTTGGACCTCAGAGAGATGCAGCTAAGCCTGAAAACCCGGCTAGAGGGGGAATGGGCGTGCAGAAAGAGGGAATAAAAGCATTGGATTTCATGAGAAGGCAGCCTTACCAGCTCAACCCTGCTATGTTTAGTTATGGAGGCAGTAATGCTAATCTGTCCACCATGCCTTCCTaccaggcccagcagcagcagcacgctgGTTATTCCAACACATTGGTGGGAAGCTCGCTCACCCAACCAAGGCAGATCCCTCTGAAAACTGCTCGCGTGTATGAAATCAAGCGCTTCTCCACACCAACACCAATGACAGCACCCTCTCTGACACCCAAGGTTATCGCTCCCCGCTCAGCCACCACTCTCGGGGAGCGTATCACACGTTCCGACATGATCTCACCACCTCCTAAACCTCTAACTCAAACCCATGCCTCCTTTTCAACCTTTGCTCCGACCTCAGCTCCTCTGACTGAGTTCAACTACGCCGCTGCGCCTGCTGCTGGCGTCCCGGCGTTCCCGTCGTATGCTCCAGCCCCCGCACCAAGGCCCGCCCCATCTCTGTTCCAACCCACCGGCCTGCCCAGTCTACCACACATCAATACAGCACCTATTCCACACTATGTTCCCAACGCCCATCCCATGCCCTACACCCCAGTGTCGTATACCTCTGGGCTCCAGTATGCCAAGCAGTTTCAGAGCGCCCCGGAGCTCAGCATACTCGCCTCCTTGCCCCCACTGAAGCCCAACCCTGTCCAGGTGCCCAAGCCTCGCTTTGTTGCCACCAAGCGGGGAGTCCAACCTGGTGTCTGGAGACCTGGGGCTTTTTAA